From Camelus dromedarius isolate mCamDro1 chromosome 12, mCamDro1.pat, whole genome shotgun sequence, the proteins below share one genomic window:
- the TNNT3 gene encoding troponin T, fast skeletal muscle isoform X4, with the protein MSDEEVEHVEEEAQEEAPPPPAEVHEVHEEAHEVHEVHEVHEPEEVQEEEKPRPRLTAPKIPEGEKVDFDDIQKKRQNKDLMELQALIDSHFEARKKEEEELVALKERIEKRRAERAEQQRIRAEKERERQNRLAEEKARREEEEAKRRAEDDLKKKKALSSMGANYSSYLAKADQKRGKKQTAREMKKKVLAERRKPLNIDHLGDDKLRDKARELWESLHKLETEKFELGEKLKRQKYDIINLRSRIDQAQKHSKKAGTTPKGKVGGRWK; encoded by the exons ATGTCGGACGAGGAAGT TGAGCACGTCGAGG AAGAGGCCCAGGAGGAAG CGCCCCCTCCACCTGCAGAAGTCCATGAAGTCCATGAGGAAG CCCATGAAGTTCATGAAGTTCATGAAGTTCATGAACCAG AGGAAGTCCAAGAAG AGGAGAAGCCGAGACCCAG ACTCACTGCTCCTAAGATCCCAGAAGGGGAGAAAGTAGACTTTGAT GACATCCAGAAGAAGCGTCAGAACAAAGACCTCATGGAGCTGCAGGCGCTTATCGACAGCCACTTCGAGGCtcggaagaaggaggaggaggagctggtcgCACTCAAGGAGAGAATC GAGAAGCGCCGTGCGGAGAGAGCAGAGCAGCAGAGGATCCGGGCTGAGAAGGAGCGGGAGCGCCAGAACCGGCTGGCG GAGGAGAAGGCCCgtcgggaggaggaggaggccaagaGGAGGGCGGAGGACGACCTGAAGAAGAAGAAGGCTCTGTCCTCCATGGGCGCCAACTACAGCAGCTACCTGGCCAAG GCCGACCAGAAGAGAGGCAAGAAGCAGACGGCCCGGGAGATGAAGAAGAAGGTCCTGGCGGAGCGGCGGAAGCCCCTCAACATCGATCACCTGGGCGACGACAAGCTGAG GGACAAggccagggagctctgggaatCCCTGCACAAGCTGGAGACTGAGAAGTTCGAGTTGGGGGAGAAGCTGAAACGCCAGAAATACGAC ATCATCAACCTCAGGAGCCGCATCGACCAGGCCCAGAAGCA
- the TNNT3 gene encoding troponin T, fast skeletal muscle isoform X9, producing MSDEEVEHVEEEAQEEAPPPPAEVHEVHEEAHEVHEVHEVHEPEEVQEEEKPRPRLTAPKIPEGEKVDFDDIQKKRQNKDLMELQALIDSHFEARKKEEEELVALKERIEKRRAERAEQQRIRAEKERERQNRLAEEKARREEEEAKRRAEDDLKKKKALSSMGANYSSYLAKADQKRGKKQTAREMKKKVLAERRKPLNIDHLGDDKLRDKARELWESLHKLETEKFELGEKLKRQKYDIMNVRARVEMLAKFSKKAGTTPKGKVGGRWK from the exons ATGTCGGACGAGGAAGT TGAGCACGTCGAGG AAGAGGCCCAGGAGGAAG CGCCCCCTCCACCTGCAGAAGTCCATGAAGTCCATGAGGAAG CCCATGAAGTTCATGAAGTTCATGAAGTTCATGAACCAG AGGAAGTCCAAGAAG AGGAGAAGCCGAGACCCAG ACTCACTGCTCCTAAGATCCCAGAAGGGGAGAAAGTAGACTTTGAT GACATCCAGAAGAAGCGTCAGAACAAAGACCTCATGGAGCTGCAGGCGCTTATCGACAGCCACTTCGAGGCtcggaagaaggaggaggaggagctggtcgCACTCAAGGAGAGAATC GAGAAGCGCCGTGCGGAGAGAGCAGAGCAGCAGAGGATCCGGGCTGAGAAGGAGCGGGAGCGCCAGAACCGGCTGGCG GAGGAGAAGGCCCgtcgggaggaggaggaggccaagaGGAGGGCGGAGGACGACCTGAAGAAGAAGAAGGCTCTGTCCTCCATGGGCGCCAACTACAGCAGCTACCTGGCCAAG GCCGACCAGAAGAGAGGCAAGAAGCAGACGGCCCGGGAGATGAAGAAGAAGGTCCTGGCGGAGCGGCGGAAGCCCCTCAACATCGATCACCTGGGCGACGACAAGCTGAG GGACAAggccagggagctctgggaatCCCTGCACAAGCTGGAGACTGAGAAGTTCGAGTTGGGGGAGAAGCTGAAACGCCAGAAATACGAC ATCATGAACGTCCGGGCCAGAGTGGAGATGCTGGCCAAGTT
- the TNNT3 gene encoding troponin T, fast skeletal muscle isoform X5, with product MSDEEVEHVEEEYEEEEEAQEEAHEVHEVHEVHEPEEVQEEEKPRPRLTAPKIPEGEKVDFDDIQKKRQNKDLMELQALIDSHFEARKKEEEELVALKERIEKRRAERAEQQRIRAEKERERQNRLAEEKARREEEEAKRRAEDDLKKKKALSSMGANYSSYLAKADQKRGKKQTAREMKKKVLAERRKPLNIDHLGDDKLRDKARELWESLHKLETEKFELGEKLKRQKYDIINLRSRIDQAQKHSKKAGTTPKGKVGGRWK from the exons ATGTCGGACGAGGAAGT TGAGCACGTCGAGG AAGAGTACGAGGAGGAAG AAGAGGCCCAGGAGGAAG CCCATGAAGTTCATGAAGTTCATGAAGTTCATGAACCAG AGGAAGTCCAAGAAG AGGAGAAGCCGAGACCCAG ACTCACTGCTCCTAAGATCCCAGAAGGGGAGAAAGTAGACTTTGAT GACATCCAGAAGAAGCGTCAGAACAAAGACCTCATGGAGCTGCAGGCGCTTATCGACAGCCACTTCGAGGCtcggaagaaggaggaggaggagctggtcgCACTCAAGGAGAGAATC GAGAAGCGCCGTGCGGAGAGAGCAGAGCAGCAGAGGATCCGGGCTGAGAAGGAGCGGGAGCGCCAGAACCGGCTGGCG GAGGAGAAGGCCCgtcgggaggaggaggaggccaagaGGAGGGCGGAGGACGACCTGAAGAAGAAGAAGGCTCTGTCCTCCATGGGCGCCAACTACAGCAGCTACCTGGCCAAG GCCGACCAGAAGAGAGGCAAGAAGCAGACGGCCCGGGAGATGAAGAAGAAGGTCCTGGCGGAGCGGCGGAAGCCCCTCAACATCGATCACCTGGGCGACGACAAGCTGAG GGACAAggccagggagctctgggaatCCCTGCACAAGCTGGAGACTGAGAAGTTCGAGTTGGGGGAGAAGCTGAAACGCCAGAAATACGAC ATCATCAACCTCAGGAGCCGCATCGACCAGGCCCAGAAGCA
- the TNNT3 gene encoding troponin T, fast skeletal muscle isoform X3, with product MSDEEVEHVEEEYEEEEEAQEEAPPPPAEVHEVHEEAHEVHEVHEVHEPEEKPRPRLTAPKIPEGEKVDFDDIQKKRQNKDLMELQALIDSHFEARKKEEEELVALKERIEKRRAERAEQQRIRAEKERERQNRLAEEKARREEEEAKRRAEDDLKKKKALSSMGANYSSYLAKADQKRGKKQTAREMKKKVLAERRKPLNIDHLGDDKLRDKARELWESLHKLETEKFELGEKLKRQKYDIINLRSRIDQAQKHSKKAGTTPKGKVGGRWK from the exons ATGTCGGACGAGGAAGT TGAGCACGTCGAGG AAGAGTACGAGGAGGAAG AAGAGGCCCAGGAGGAAG CGCCCCCTCCACCTGCAGAAGTCCATGAAGTCCATGAGGAAG CCCATGAAGTTCATGAAGTTCATGAAGTTCATGAACCAG AGGAGAAGCCGAGACCCAG ACTCACTGCTCCTAAGATCCCAGAAGGGGAGAAAGTAGACTTTGAT GACATCCAGAAGAAGCGTCAGAACAAAGACCTCATGGAGCTGCAGGCGCTTATCGACAGCCACTTCGAGGCtcggaagaaggaggaggaggagctggtcgCACTCAAGGAGAGAATC GAGAAGCGCCGTGCGGAGAGAGCAGAGCAGCAGAGGATCCGGGCTGAGAAGGAGCGGGAGCGCCAGAACCGGCTGGCG GAGGAGAAGGCCCgtcgggaggaggaggaggccaagaGGAGGGCGGAGGACGACCTGAAGAAGAAGAAGGCTCTGTCCTCCATGGGCGCCAACTACAGCAGCTACCTGGCCAAG GCCGACCAGAAGAGAGGCAAGAAGCAGACGGCCCGGGAGATGAAGAAGAAGGTCCTGGCGGAGCGGCGGAAGCCCCTCAACATCGATCACCTGGGCGACGACAAGCTGAG GGACAAggccagggagctctgggaatCCCTGCACAAGCTGGAGACTGAGAAGTTCGAGTTGGGGGAGAAGCTGAAACGCCAGAAATACGAC ATCATCAACCTCAGGAGCCGCATCGACCAGGCCCAGAAGCA
- the TNNT3 gene encoding troponin T, fast skeletal muscle isoform X1: MSDEEVEHVEEEYEEEEEAQEEAPPPPAEVHEVHEEAHEVHEVHEVHEPEEVQEEEKPRPRLTAPKIPEGEKVDFDDIQKKRQNKDLMELQALIDSHFEARKKEEEELVALKERIEKRRAERAEQQRIRAEKERERQNRLAEEKARREEEEAKRRAEDDLKKKKALSSMGANYSSYLAKADQKRGKKQTAREMKKKVLAERRKPLNIDHLGDDKLRDKARELWESLHKLETEKFELGEKLKRQKYDIINLRSRIDQAQKHSKKAGTTPKGKVGGRWK; the protein is encoded by the exons ATGTCGGACGAGGAAGT TGAGCACGTCGAGG AAGAGTACGAGGAGGAAG AAGAGGCCCAGGAGGAAG CGCCCCCTCCACCTGCAGAAGTCCATGAAGTCCATGAGGAAG CCCATGAAGTTCATGAAGTTCATGAAGTTCATGAACCAG AGGAAGTCCAAGAAG AGGAGAAGCCGAGACCCAG ACTCACTGCTCCTAAGATCCCAGAAGGGGAGAAAGTAGACTTTGAT GACATCCAGAAGAAGCGTCAGAACAAAGACCTCATGGAGCTGCAGGCGCTTATCGACAGCCACTTCGAGGCtcggaagaaggaggaggaggagctggtcgCACTCAAGGAGAGAATC GAGAAGCGCCGTGCGGAGAGAGCAGAGCAGCAGAGGATCCGGGCTGAGAAGGAGCGGGAGCGCCAGAACCGGCTGGCG GAGGAGAAGGCCCgtcgggaggaggaggaggccaagaGGAGGGCGGAGGACGACCTGAAGAAGAAGAAGGCTCTGTCCTCCATGGGCGCCAACTACAGCAGCTACCTGGCCAAG GCCGACCAGAAGAGAGGCAAGAAGCAGACGGCCCGGGAGATGAAGAAGAAGGTCCTGGCGGAGCGGCGGAAGCCCCTCAACATCGATCACCTGGGCGACGACAAGCTGAG GGACAAggccagggagctctgggaatCCCTGCACAAGCTGGAGACTGAGAAGTTCGAGTTGGGGGAGAAGCTGAAACGCCAGAAATACGAC ATCATCAACCTCAGGAGCCGCATCGACCAGGCCCAGAAGCA
- the TNNT3 gene encoding troponin T, fast skeletal muscle isoform X8, producing MSDEEVEHVEEEAQEEAHEVHEVHEVHEPEEVQEEEKPRPRLTAPKIPEGEKVDFDDIQKKRQNKDLMELQALIDSHFEARKKEEEELVALKERIEKRRAERAEQQRIRAEKERERQNRLAEEKARREEEEAKRRAEDDLKKKKALSSMGANYSSYLAKADQKRGKKQTAREMKKKVLAERRKPLNIDHLGDDKLRDKARELWESLHKLETEKFELGEKLKRQKYDIINLRSRIDQAQKHSKKAGTTPKGKVGGRWK from the exons ATGTCGGACGAGGAAGT TGAGCACGTCGAGG AAGAGGCCCAGGAGGAAG CCCATGAAGTTCATGAAGTTCATGAAGTTCATGAACCAG AGGAAGTCCAAGAAG AGGAGAAGCCGAGACCCAG ACTCACTGCTCCTAAGATCCCAGAAGGGGAGAAAGTAGACTTTGAT GACATCCAGAAGAAGCGTCAGAACAAAGACCTCATGGAGCTGCAGGCGCTTATCGACAGCCACTTCGAGGCtcggaagaaggaggaggaggagctggtcgCACTCAAGGAGAGAATC GAGAAGCGCCGTGCGGAGAGAGCAGAGCAGCAGAGGATCCGGGCTGAGAAGGAGCGGGAGCGCCAGAACCGGCTGGCG GAGGAGAAGGCCCgtcgggaggaggaggaggccaagaGGAGGGCGGAGGACGACCTGAAGAAGAAGAAGGCTCTGTCCTCCATGGGCGCCAACTACAGCAGCTACCTGGCCAAG GCCGACCAGAAGAGAGGCAAGAAGCAGACGGCCCGGGAGATGAAGAAGAAGGTCCTGGCGGAGCGGCGGAAGCCCCTCAACATCGATCACCTGGGCGACGACAAGCTGAG GGACAAggccagggagctctgggaatCCCTGCACAAGCTGGAGACTGAGAAGTTCGAGTTGGGGGAGAAGCTGAAACGCCAGAAATACGAC ATCATCAACCTCAGGAGCCGCATCGACCAGGCCCAGAAGCA
- the TNNT3 gene encoding troponin T, fast skeletal muscle isoform X2 — MSDEEVEHVEEEYEEEEEAQEEAPPPPAEVHEVHEEAHEVHEVHEVHEPEEVQEEEKPRPRLTAPKIPEGEKVDFDDIQKKRQNKDLMELQALIDSHFEARKKEEEELVALKERIEKRRAERAEQQRIRAEKERERQNRLAEEKARREEEEAKRRAEDDLKKKKALSSMGANYSSYLAKADQKRGKKQTAREMKKKVLAERRKPLNIDHLGDDKLRDKARELWESLHKLETEKFELGEKLKRQKYDIMNVRARVEMLAKFSKKAGTTPKGKVGGRWK, encoded by the exons ATGTCGGACGAGGAAGT TGAGCACGTCGAGG AAGAGTACGAGGAGGAAG AAGAGGCCCAGGAGGAAG CGCCCCCTCCACCTGCAGAAGTCCATGAAGTCCATGAGGAAG CCCATGAAGTTCATGAAGTTCATGAAGTTCATGAACCAG AGGAAGTCCAAGAAG AGGAGAAGCCGAGACCCAG ACTCACTGCTCCTAAGATCCCAGAAGGGGAGAAAGTAGACTTTGAT GACATCCAGAAGAAGCGTCAGAACAAAGACCTCATGGAGCTGCAGGCGCTTATCGACAGCCACTTCGAGGCtcggaagaaggaggaggaggagctggtcgCACTCAAGGAGAGAATC GAGAAGCGCCGTGCGGAGAGAGCAGAGCAGCAGAGGATCCGGGCTGAGAAGGAGCGGGAGCGCCAGAACCGGCTGGCG GAGGAGAAGGCCCgtcgggaggaggaggaggccaagaGGAGGGCGGAGGACGACCTGAAGAAGAAGAAGGCTCTGTCCTCCATGGGCGCCAACTACAGCAGCTACCTGGCCAAG GCCGACCAGAAGAGAGGCAAGAAGCAGACGGCCCGGGAGATGAAGAAGAAGGTCCTGGCGGAGCGGCGGAAGCCCCTCAACATCGATCACCTGGGCGACGACAAGCTGAG GGACAAggccagggagctctgggaatCCCTGCACAAGCTGGAGACTGAGAAGTTCGAGTTGGGGGAGAAGCTGAAACGCCAGAAATACGAC ATCATGAACGTCCGGGCCAGAGTGGAGATGCTGGCCAAGTT
- the TNNT3 gene encoding troponin T, fast skeletal muscle isoform X6: MSDEEVEHVEEEYEEEEEAQEEAHEVHEVHEVHEPEEKPRPRLTAPKIPEGEKVDFDDIQKKRQNKDLMELQALIDSHFEARKKEEEELVALKERIEKRRAERAEQQRIRAEKERERQNRLAEEKARREEEEAKRRAEDDLKKKKALSSMGANYSSYLAKADQKRGKKQTAREMKKKVLAERRKPLNIDHLGDDKLRDKARELWESLHKLETEKFELGEKLKRQKYDIINLRSRIDQAQKHSKKAGTTPKGKVGGRWK; the protein is encoded by the exons ATGTCGGACGAGGAAGT TGAGCACGTCGAGG AAGAGTACGAGGAGGAAG AAGAGGCCCAGGAGGAAG CCCATGAAGTTCATGAAGTTCATGAAGTTCATGAACCAG AGGAGAAGCCGAGACCCAG ACTCACTGCTCCTAAGATCCCAGAAGGGGAGAAAGTAGACTTTGAT GACATCCAGAAGAAGCGTCAGAACAAAGACCTCATGGAGCTGCAGGCGCTTATCGACAGCCACTTCGAGGCtcggaagaaggaggaggaggagctggtcgCACTCAAGGAGAGAATC GAGAAGCGCCGTGCGGAGAGAGCAGAGCAGCAGAGGATCCGGGCTGAGAAGGAGCGGGAGCGCCAGAACCGGCTGGCG GAGGAGAAGGCCCgtcgggaggaggaggaggccaagaGGAGGGCGGAGGACGACCTGAAGAAGAAGAAGGCTCTGTCCTCCATGGGCGCCAACTACAGCAGCTACCTGGCCAAG GCCGACCAGAAGAGAGGCAAGAAGCAGACGGCCCGGGAGATGAAGAAGAAGGTCCTGGCGGAGCGGCGGAAGCCCCTCAACATCGATCACCTGGGCGACGACAAGCTGAG GGACAAggccagggagctctgggaatCCCTGCACAAGCTGGAGACTGAGAAGTTCGAGTTGGGGGAGAAGCTGAAACGCCAGAAATACGAC ATCATCAACCTCAGGAGCCGCATCGACCAGGCCCAGAAGCA
- the TNNT3 gene encoding troponin T, fast skeletal muscle isoform X7, with translation MSDEEVEHVEEEYEEEEEAQEEAHEVHEVHEVHEPEEKPRPRLTAPKIPEGEKVDFDDIQKKRQNKDLMELQALIDSHFEARKKEEEELVALKERIEKRRAERAEQQRIRAEKERERQNRLAEEKARREEEEAKRRAEDDLKKKKALSSMGANYSSYLAKADQKRGKKQTAREMKKKVLAERRKPLNIDHLGDDKLRDKARELWESLHKLETEKFELGEKLKRQKYDIMNVRARVEMLAKFSKKAGTTPKGKVGGRWK, from the exons ATGTCGGACGAGGAAGT TGAGCACGTCGAGG AAGAGTACGAGGAGGAAG AAGAGGCCCAGGAGGAAG CCCATGAAGTTCATGAAGTTCATGAAGTTCATGAACCAG AGGAGAAGCCGAGACCCAG ACTCACTGCTCCTAAGATCCCAGAAGGGGAGAAAGTAGACTTTGAT GACATCCAGAAGAAGCGTCAGAACAAAGACCTCATGGAGCTGCAGGCGCTTATCGACAGCCACTTCGAGGCtcggaagaaggaggaggaggagctggtcgCACTCAAGGAGAGAATC GAGAAGCGCCGTGCGGAGAGAGCAGAGCAGCAGAGGATCCGGGCTGAGAAGGAGCGGGAGCGCCAGAACCGGCTGGCG GAGGAGAAGGCCCgtcgggaggaggaggaggccaagaGGAGGGCGGAGGACGACCTGAAGAAGAAGAAGGCTCTGTCCTCCATGGGCGCCAACTACAGCAGCTACCTGGCCAAG GCCGACCAGAAGAGAGGCAAGAAGCAGACGGCCCGGGAGATGAAGAAGAAGGTCCTGGCGGAGCGGCGGAAGCCCCTCAACATCGATCACCTGGGCGACGACAAGCTGAG GGACAAggccagggagctctgggaatCCCTGCACAAGCTGGAGACTGAGAAGTTCGAGTTGGGGGAGAAGCTGAAACGCCAGAAATACGAC ATCATGAACGTCCGGGCCAGAGTGGAGATGCTGGCCAAGTT